ATTGATGATCTACGTATTGTGTACTTTTTGTAGTACCTGCAACATGGACATGGTTGCATCATACTCTGCTTGTCGGGATCTTGTAGCCAGCCTCATGACTGGAATACGACCCTGTGGATGATCTTATCTATTCAGGTAAGCTGAGACGTATCGGCAAAAGCCGAAGCGCTAAGCTTGTACGCGTAAACGTCGAATAGTCTTTTTCTATTGAGACCTATTCTCGCTGTTTGAATCTCCCTGTAGGGTTTATACGGGGATATTCGGTGTCCGGTCTCCGAGATCCGCAGTATTGTCGTCTGTCGTAGAtcaatagttatattaaaaagtGCTATCCATAGTTCGGCCGAGCGGAGTATGTAGAGTTGTAGACAATTACGGTAGTTTGACACTTGGGTATGAAACTGAAAGACACTTTAGCCGACACGCATCTAGTCATTTGACATCTTCTATCGCTACCCTGGTATAGACCACTGAGCGGGCCGTATACCCTCTATACACATAATGTTAAGTTGACAAGTCCAATTCCTCCTTCCAGAACATCCATGCACTTGCAATACCAAGCTTAATACCTGCTGCAATCCACAGAGCAGCGTAGATATCTCCCGTACCCTTGGTGATCCAACCACCTGCAATGGCCCCAACAAGAGTCAGCACAAAAGCAATAACCCTGCGATCCCGCTTCTCGTTCCGTAGAAGGAAAAGCTTCGGGTCAGACATCAGGTCACAGAGGAGGCTTGTAATCACAACAGTCGGGATCTCGTTATACCCAAGAGCTCGACTGGCAACTATTTGTCCTGCAGATTGGATACTAAGGAGTACGATGGGTACTTCCTGGGTCCAATCTGGCTCTGCGGTATTCACATTGTGCAGAGGAAGCCCCGAAATGACGCCACTCTGCACGAGACACGCCGTGAGAATCAGCATAATAACTTGTAGGCAGAATGAGAGAATCAATGtcccccttttctttgcaCCAAAGAGACGGTTCAGGCGGGCGAAGATGAATGAGCCTATGATGAAGCAACCGATTGAAGTGAGGGAGCGAGCCCAGCCGTAAGGACGGGGGTTCTGGTTGGAGGCTCCTAAACCGACGAAGATAGTATTGCCTATAAATTGTCAGTAACTATGTAGGAACTGGGGTAGTGAGTAGCCACTGACCAGTCTGCATGGAGACGAATGTATTGTACGCTATTCCTATCAGTACAGTTCCACGTATAGGGCATGAGTGGCCACCAACCGTTATAGAGCGTGCTATCGACAAGGCCCGAACAGAGGCAACATGCGAAGAGTAGAACATCGGCATGCTTTGGTTGTACCTCTGCCTTGAAAAAGGTCAGACGCTCTTTCCTCTGGCTGTCGTACATAGCTTGATGGATGcgtgagaagaaaaagtcaCAATGGGTGTGAAGAgtgggaggggagggggtcTCAGTGAAGAAACACAACAATGGCCAAGGAGCCGGGTAAAATGACCGACGACCTCCTCATGATAAGCACTTGCAGATCATGGCAAGTCCGACTCGGGGCCAAGTCATAACGAACAGTGGAGGTTTGTCCGTGTGGGATTTGGGTGATACGCTGGAAGTTTCGACAAGCGAGAGACCAATCGGAGTAGTCGCAGGCGCTATCATTCATGTAGGGTGCCGTCCGCCAGCCATCAGGTCTCTTCGTACCGAGCGCCGAGACCAACTCTAGTTATTATGCCGAGACTCGGGGTCATCATGCCAAGACGCTTGGCCGTGAGGAGGGAGATTTTTCCGCGGGCGTACGATGCGGAAGGACCCGAAGATGGAGCGTGGGAACTTCGAATCATAGGAGCAAGGACCCTGAACCCTTGAGATGCCGAGTAGATTTGATCGACGCTCAGATGACTCCTCACTTCCTCAttccatcctttctttgcGCAACACCCTGACAAGAGCCACTCATCCCCGGTCATCTCGGCTCGATCTGCAATTGATACCACGCGGAGATTGATGCTAGAGTGGCCAAGAACCACACGCTCCGAATACGGTGTTCTCATCTCAGCGCCATTGCAGACCCCTTGTCTCTGCTCTAATACTCCGACCACGGCCGTTGGTATCATTCAGTACTCGGTACAAGAGGAACATGATGCGCAGCTGCGCCACGGCTCGTCAGACTGTTGATCAGCGCCAAATTAATAAAGCCAAGAGCAAATTAGAAGACATGTTGCACAAATCAACATCTGACATGCAGGCTCCTCGACAAATCCGGCTAGCAAGTTGCTGTAGCACCTTTTGACGAACGAGAGACCTAGTGAAGAGCTTGGCAGTGGATTCTTGAGAACCACAATCATCATTGTATGGCTAATTTACCAAACTCTCTTACGCCAGAAATTAGGGAAGCGCGTCAAATGGCAGGCTAGATGCACATCTTATCAATTAATATGTCTGATATCAATTAGCCTAATTGTTCGGACTGATAACCACCGAATCCAGGCCTTTAGGGTTACCACTTCTGGTCTGTCACAGGCCTATACTGTACCACATAACTGATCCTCGGCGTCGCAAGGAGGCCAGCAGCCAAGAGCACTTAGTACCCTCAATTAATAACGAGGGAAGTATTCTGCATTCGTATTGACTGGCTATTCAGCTGGCCAAGTCCTTACGTTGCATATCAGAACGAGGGTGTCAGCGCTAACCGATGAACAAATGGAGGAATTTCACCTACCGGCTGGGTGTCCGACGGATGGTTATTTTGCCGAAGTTACAGGCATGAAGACACAGAACTGGGGTATATAAAGGGTCTCATTTCCAGTGTAGAGGTGCTATCTTTCAgaactcatcatcatcatcatcactctcatcatcattatctgTTTACAAAATCAATCACAATGAAGGTCGGAGATTCCTCCTCGTCTAATCTGGCTATCACCATCACCGTCGAGAAAGATGGCTTCTATGAAGTTAACGGTACCAGGCAGGAGCCCACTGTTTCCCTGTATATGACAGCCGGAGCGTCTAAGCTGCGCCGTATGTTGAGGGAAACAGACGATTTGATCGTCTGCCCTGGTGTGTACGATGGTATCTCTGCTCGAATTGCCATGGGGCTCGGCTTCAAGGCAATGTATATGGTACGTTTTGATCATACAGTGTTCCATATCAATGCTAACCATTTAGACCGGCGCTGGAACTACCGCCTCAAGGCTCGGTATGGCAGATCTTGGACTGGCCCAACTGTATGATATGCGGACCAATGCCGAGATGATTGCCAACCTGGACCCATTTGGACCCCCATTGATCGCTGACATGGATACTGGATATGGTGGTATGTTGTTCCATTATCCTCAAGTGATTGTCAGATTCCTGATGTAGTTTAGGTCCTTTGATGGTGTCGAAGTCTGTTCAGCAGTACATTCAGGCCGGTGTAGCTGGCTTCCACATCGAAGACCAAATTCAGAACAAACGTTGTGGTCATCTCGCTGGAAAGAAAGTGGTCGACCTGGAAGAATATCTCACTCGCATCCGTGCTGCCAAGTTGACCAAAGACAGACTGCGCTCGGATATCGTTCTGATTGCCCGCACTGATGCCTTACAACAGCATGGGTATGACGAATGTATCCGACGTCTAAAGGCAGCGCGTGACCTTGGTGCAGATGTCGGGCTGTTGGAAGGTTTCACCTCCAAAGAGATGGCAAGACAGGCCGTGCAGGATCTGGCGCCATGGCCTCTGCTCTTGAACATGGTTGAGAATGGTGCTGGTcccatcatcaccacaaAGGAAGCACAGGAGATGGGCTTCCGCATCAtgatcttttccttcgccTGCTTCGCACCAGCATATCTGGGCATTAAGGCTGCGCTGGAAAGACTGAAGAATGAAGGAGTTGTTGGAATTCCGGATGGCTTGGGACCGAAGAAGCTATTCGAGGTGTGTGGATTGATGGATTCAATGAAAATTGATACGGAGGCCGGTGGTAGCGGGTTTACCAACGGtgtttgattttgttttctgttctttgtgACTTTATTATGCTACTCTGACTGCGTATATCGTTTTGCCTGTGATCCACTTTGTGCCTGTTTACTTTCTGCTGTGGCCTTATACAAGTTTTAGATGTCTTTTGATAAGACTTTTGTTCAATGAGACTGATGTTTAGTAACAGCCTTCTCACGTGGTCTGGAAATGGGACTGGTTCTATGAGCCCTTATAACTTACTAGGTTTAAAGCTGCTTGGAGAGAAGGTGTGACGGTCACATCTAGAGTGATGGAGGTAAATACCGGTACTACTTAAGGTAACCAACTCTATCATTCGGCTCGTGGTTAAGGTCACTCTAATGGTATAAATGTGCATTTTTATCATATACATCCCATACCTTTATGTGATCCTACAAAAGATTGAGCACATCGCACTGCAGGCTGTCTACACTCCTTAAAAACCTACCTTTCCTAGAGTTGTGTAGGTTGATCGCTTTCATTCTGAGCCGCGTCCTAGGTTGGTTAGTTTAATGAGCTGGTAGGTTACTGAGTAATACTCAAGCCTAGCGTCCGACAAGCAAAGGCATGGCCTCATCATTCAAGTCATGGCTACATGAGAGCGCCGTTTCTTCATCAGAAGGAACCTCATCGGCCTCGCTCACCTCTTGCGCGGATATAATCAAGGAAGATGCGGAAGATTGGGCCTCATTAGGGGTTTCGCTTGTCCACACAACCTCCTTGTCCACAAGAAATGTCTCACTCGGGCACACTTAGCGAGGCCCGGCCAAAGGCTAAGCTGTGCGCAAAGAAATTCTTCTTGGGAGACCGCAATACATTGCATCTGATGTACATTGCACTTCTCGCCAGGACTggtgctgaagaagaaatagcaATTATCCTGTCTATCTAAGCGTTGCGTAAACTTGATGGATTGCTCGACCAGTTGACGCAATTTGCGaactcttccttcctttttggaagaagcaaaTTCGGAGAAGGCCAATTCAACTATTTCACAAAGACTGTCGCACGTTGCCTGTAGAGACTCGGTGCTTAGGGACTGGGCAGCTATGCTGGTTGCAGATCGCCAGTTGTCTGAAACAGACGATGGTTTTACCACATTCGTGTCAGCCTGGATAATAAAAGGTTGCAAGATGGCACAACGGTACACTTCTCCCTTATATGTGTATACATAGCTTtccaatcttcttccatttgaCCGCTTCGAGCTCTGATGATAAACCAATTGACTATGTAATACTGCATATGCCAGCTAACGGCAGCCCGAATCAGTGCCCGTCACTGATGAGCATTCTGCGGCTCATGAAGCCTTGGAAAAGTTCTTATTTCCGTCTTTACTGAAGCAGCTGTCAGGCTACCTAATCGACCTTCATCCCGGGGTTGTGAATTCACCCAACTGTCCAAGGAATACCCGAGTCGGCTCATGATAGGCCTGGAGTAGCCGTCATTCAAAGGACCAGGCTGGGAAACCAGGGAGTCCACTCGTTCTGTCAGTAGATAAatattgttgttcttctttgcgATCTCCATTTCCATCCTCTGTTGTTTCTCTGCTACCAGCTCTTGCAAGCGTCGACATCTTTCCTTCAAGGGGATACTTTGCAGTTCGAGCTCGTCTAAATCGCGATAACGCGGCTCTTGTACAAGCTTTGAAGGTTGGTACATTATTCAAGACTCAAGGAATGCTCCACAGACCTCTTTCAACTTGGAAAGCCACTTGTAGGCTGTGATTATAAATTGAGCCATGTCGTGTTATAGGTTATGCTACAAGATATGCTCCGTTCCGCTGCTTTTGGGTTTTGTTTTAGTCGTAATGCTTATGCAGTGTCTAGTTTGGCAGCTTTGAATACGCTTGGAATTTTCAGgtagctttttcttctttctctattCCTATAGAGCTtctattctttctttggtcATGCTGTTTGTCGCCTATACTATAAAGTTGATGCTGCCTGCTTAGGCCTAGcgttgttgttcttcctaAGCGATCTCCTCTATATAGATACTGAGGAAAGATTCAAGCAACTCAATCAACTGAATACATATTCAAAATATTCCCCTTTGAACATGTAATCAGCACGAAACCCTCAATAGTAACGACTTCTGCACCATACCTTTCATGCGACTATCCGTACTTCAATTTATAATTAAGTCCTTGTAATCTTTATACCTTAGGTGTTAAcgtgaaaaaaaaaatacatgAATCGAAGTCTTTCACCTGTCCTCAGGACAGGAAGCTTTGGAAATGCTCACTTACACCACCGCGCTTCTCCCATAACCAGATATAAAGAATCCTTCGAGTGTTGTAAAAAAATCCCCAAGCCCGCTATATGTCCCCAGAACCACGATAGTCTTCATCCGCAGTAACCCGCTGCCCTAGTATAACAACCACGACCGCTATCAGCGCCACATCCACCCCAGGCGCAACTCTCACTTCCCATTTCGGTCGATAGCAAGACGAAGGCTGCGGCCCTTCAGCAAGCTCCGCAGGGTTCGTTACTCGACGAATATGCGCGATGATTCGGTCCCCAAGCACCAAGACCTGGGTATGGTAGTAGGGGTCTTCATCGCGGACCTCGAGCATCATCTCATCGGAATCGGGTAGATAAACGCCATTATCACCATCGTCATCGAgcttcccctttcccttccgTTTCTTAGAATCCCCCGGTCTCCTCTGCTCAGACAGGACAGCATTGCGAAACCTGATAACCGCTTTCGGCGCCCGCACCGCGACCCTCAACTTCGCAGACAATATAACATGTTCCATCTGCCCCGGTAACCTCAACTCCAAACACGACGAATTATACCACCGACACCTTAACTCGAAAAGCGGTAATCCAGACCGATCATAGAAAACTCGTCGTTGACCTATACTCCACGGATACCCCTGCACCGAAAAGATCGTCTGCCCCTCATATTCAACACTGTAATCCAACGAATGCCACGGTTCGGGGCGATTCTTCACCGTCAAGAGTAGTTCGGAACGTGATACGCTCTCGGGTCGAAGCGCAATGGGTCTCAGCGGTGGACTTAGACGATAATGTGGGGTTCTGTCGTTGTCgtccatttctttcctctgtGTATATTATCATGTAGTATATGTGCGAATACAATGAGCAAGGTAATGGTAATCGGTAGTATCGGGTGCCATTTTCCAAATGTCCAAACCCGCAAATCCAGTCATTTCCCAGGTAATATCTCTCTTGTCTTGTACCCCCTTTTCACTTTTCTGTATGGGATTATGTGATGACCCTCCTTATAAGGCGTAAATGCGTTTCTGCCTCGCACATGCCGTGTCAGTGACGGCTGTTGGTCCTGTTGGTTTTTGGAGATCCGTGATTGGGCCGCTCGCTTCGAACGGTGGATTTGCGTTCCACTGGATGGCTTTCGGGATGAAGATTAGCTTGGCCTTAGGGAGCTTAGGGGGCCGTCATTCTCGAATCAGGGTTTTCGCATTGGTTGGAGTGGGCTTTCTTTAGTCGATGGTCATGCTGTGCTTTTACTTGATCTGGTAATTCGTCTGTTTCCCACTTTTTACTAGTTTTCCCCCTCAGAAGGGacgaagaaggatgatgggCTTAGTTTGGTATTTGTGATAATGTGTCGTTTGATAGGTAGGACTCCTCGTGTTTAGGCCCTTGGGCTTCTTTACAACCTGTCAGTGGGTTCTGGCGTGCTTCGGGTGAGGCGCTGCGGGATCATGCACTGTCAGCAGCCGTTGGGATCCGGGTCGTGGGGGCTTGGGGTCTTATGTATTATTTTGTGAGATTTACAGTGTTTTGTTCTATTTTCAAGGCGTGTTGTAGGGCCTTATCGTTGATGATATTCATGGAGAAGGGACGGTCTAGGCGGATTACGTTgtgttttgttcttttcttgtttgctttttatttctattttctcgAGCTTTGATACTCACTGTTACGAATAGGGGCTCCCTAACAGTGGCTATGCTGTTCTACCTTCTATGTCAGGGAAGGTTAAGGATTGCATACCTGGTTGTCACTGTGACAGGTCACGCGCAGAGCCGTGCCTCGGCGATTTTGTAGCTCATTAGCCTAATTGATTGACAGGTTTAAGAGAACAGTTTACTCAAATAACGTGTCTTGAattattgattgatattggcATTATGCATACCCTAACTGGTCGTCAAGAAAGATCACGAGACCAGATACAACCCTTGACAGGGATCCATCCCTACCCAGCAAGCACATCTCACCAATACGTCGCCCATTGACTCTCCCCATTAACCACCTTCACAAACTCCTCCGCAATAAATTTATCCGTTGTTTGAGATGGATGCAACTCATCAAACCACATGAAGTTCTCCTCGTCTTGTAACCGAACACAATCCTCGCCCTCGGCATTACAATGCTTCACGAACCCGGTTACATTGGCACCGACGTCTCCGAACCAGTCATCAGGGTTATAGTAGATATCGGATAACTAGCAAGCATCAGTATTTCCCTTCTCTATAACATCACACAAGAAAAGgacgaaagaaagagaaatacTCACCAACCCATACATATCCATAACAGCAACCCCAGCCCCCGGATACCTATCGGCAACCAAGACCTCGAAAGGCGTTCTATACCGAAACACCTCATTAACATTAACTACCTGCTCCCACATCCGATAACTAATTAAAGTCTGGTTACTAGGCTTATCAGGCCACCACGAGACAGTCTTCGCGCCCCCATTCTCCAGCAAAGCATACTGCGGTGTCAACTGCAACGGGGCCAGATTCATCAATACAAAGTACCGGCCTCCGCTTTCATAAACCCGATCCAGGGACTCATAGACACATTCTATGTAATCTGGGATGACCTTCCCCTGGACCTGGGAATCAGTTAGAAAGGCATAATTGCCTAGATCGTTGGTCCCGATCCAGATCGCGTAGACGGTTTCGTCGGCCGGGATGTCGAGGAATTTGTTCCCCTGGGAATCTACGTATTGGGTGTCTGCGAGGAAGGCCGGGATTTCGTATTCTAGAACAGACGGGAAGGACATGTTCAGGCCGGACATTGTCCGGGGGGTGATTTTGTTAGAGCATGCGCCTCCGCTGACGGCGTAGTTGTGTCGTGTTGCATTTGTGGCTGCTGCTACGTAGTGGCCCCATACGTAGCCGCCTGAGGCGGAGGAGTTGGACTGTTATGGGTTAAATTGGGCTTCTAGACGTTGGGGTTTTGTATGTACCTCGGGTTGTTTCCAGCCTACTGGTGGTGCTGATCCGTTGTGGGCGTAGAAGTAGGATGCTCGCGTGTCGTCTGTGTAGCTGTCGCCGAAGGTGACGAGGTTATTGAATTCTCGTAGGCCCCATTTTTGGGTGGGTTTGGCTAGGGCTAGGTCTTTTGTTGCGGCGAGGATGCCTAGGAGGAGTGGGAATGTGTACATTGCGATTGAGGTTGCTTGTTGATTACTGTAAGCTCTAAGGCATGACAAGGACGAACGGGAGAAAGGTAAATAAATATAGGAAATTATGGAACTTCATTGCTAGATTAAAATACCCAAGCTTTGCGGCCATTGCCCCGGATCTCCGATTTCTTGTTTGCGATGCAGGACGGGATGCGGGGAAATGACTGCAATTACTGGACGGATAAATGGAATCTCTAGTCGGTGAATTGGAAAGTGAGGGGTATCCTGCACGATTTTATTTACCCACGGAAATTTTATACAGCTTGTCATTTGGTATTGGTCAATGCTGGCCGTCGAACTCACTCACTGTCAATCGTTGGATGCCGCCTTCAATCCACTCCAGTGGTGCCACGAACGCCATCTGGCTCCAGGATAATAGCCGGTTTTTGCCACCAAATACCAGCACTTCGAATCTTCCGGCGAATCCCTCGTTGACCCAGACCCGACTGCCACCGATCATGTCAGTCCGAATGGTAATGTGGCTCTGCAATGAAACTGTCACCGGCTCGTGCGTTGAGGAGGTCTCGTTCGTCCAAATTCGGCCTGGATAGCTTTCGTCGAACCCATCCGTTTCTTCTATGGAGCGCAGGGGATACTCCCATCCGTCTGAGACAAAAGTCAGGTTGCCGTCTGGCGACAATGCAAGGGTGGAGTCGTTGGACCATAGGGTGAATGGGCCTGAAACATTTAGAGTCAACTCGTAGTTCATCCCCTTGCTGCCATATCCTAGATGGATTTTGTCGCGGTTTATATTCTCTGAAGGGTTGGTCCAACTCAAAAGCTCATTAGCATCTTCACTCTTGTGGGAGATTTGTCGGTCCAGGTTCTGCGCCACAGCCTTCGAGGTCAACAAGTCCATCGAGTCTGACAAGGTAGATACATTGATAATGGGCCCACGGTTTCCAGCCCACGCCCTCGCTGCAACAACAGGAATGCCATTGCGGATCGCATAGTAAGACTCCAACTCCGTCGTGGCATCAGGCCCATTATCATTCCATGCGGCCAGAATGGCACCCTTGACGGGCTTCGGGTCAGGCTGCTCGGTGACATTCACAGGGTTGAAGAGAGCCGGTGTCCACTGCCATCCCTCTCTGTCCGCAAAGTTGAGCACCCTAGAGTTGTTGAAGAAATCTGGATACGGGGCTGGGAATATCGGCATGTGATCGTTTTTTAACGACATGTAAGCCCACCAATCCTCTGAGTTGATAACCTCGTAGCCCTGTTCTGCCAATTCGACTGGGTCGGATTGTCCATACTGCCAATGTTGAATAATGACGTCCTTTGAGATGTTGCGGGTGTCAGATGGTTCGTATGTCCCCCAGATCCGAATCGTCTTACCGGCCTGTTCGTCCATGAATTCCGCCATGTCGTTGACAAAATCAATATAGTCGTCTGCCAGGGTGGCATCGTACTCATCGGCACCGATATGGACTTCCTTTGTTTGAAACCACGGCAGAAACTCAGTCCAGATAGACTTCACCAGGGGAATGGTGTCCGGATGGGTCAGGTTCAGCAGATCTTTGCTCTCTAAGGCTAATTCTGGCTTCCATTTTGTAATAAACAAACTGTGGCCAGGAGCTTCGATCTCAGGGATGACAGTCACACCTCGTTGGGCACAGTGCTGCTGAAGATCCTCAAAGTCCGCCCGGGAGAGTGTCTCGTTTTCTCTTTGTACAATTCCCTGTAGCTCGGGACTCTCCGGCCGCAAGGAGAACTGTGCGTAGACATCTTGCCAGGTTTCATTGTGGCCACGACTTAAGGGATAGTTGTCGCTAGTATGGTACTGAAATTCAGACAGCTTGAAAAAAGACGCATATGTGCATAGATCCTTGAGGTACGATGGGGAGTACCATTTCCGCCCAGCGTCTAGTAAGAATCCTCGCGTTGAATACGAGGGCGCGTCAACCACCTGACCAGACGGGATGGGAGAGTTGTGAGCTATCAACAACCGTTGCAGCAAAGTTCGTGTTCCCCACCACATTCCACGGGCGCCTGAGCCAAGGATCGAGACGCGTCCCAGTTGGACCTGAAGCTTGTAGCCCTCTTCTGTGGGATCACCATTTTCATACGTCAACCCGTCTTGAGAGCAATCTAGTCTGTCCAGGAAAATTCCTGTTTGGCCTTCAGGCCACACTTCAACAGGGTGCAGATTCCATGACTCGCCCGTTATTTCCTCCAAGTCCTGGCGAAAGGTATTCGCAAATTCAATAGCGGACGGCGGGATGAGTGTCAAGCCATTCTGATCTCTGTCCGATGCGAAACTATTCGTGATATAGATATTTCGGTCGATTGTCGCAATATCGAAACCGTCGTGTTCAGAATCCAAATTAGTCCATTGAACTGGTGGCAGGGACTGCAAAGCAGAGACTACTGCAATCAGAGAAAGCAAGATAACTGACCACATGGCTGATCCTTACTGTCAGGAGAGCTTTGGGGGAGGCGAACGTGGGTCTGTTATAGTCATAAACAAACCCCGGAAATTCCCCAGGCGATCGACGGTTGCATTCCGTGGGGGTGTCTCGACTTATCGACGTTACATTCCGATCGCAACCAAATTCGATACCAATGCTATTGTTCCTCAGAAAGGTGACATTCCTCCCTGCTTGGCCATCTTAGTCATTTCGCTTGCGGTCTTTTGTTATTTGCTATTGGCTTGAGAGACCTACTTGGGTGATCAGACCTCCAATGCTTTCTGGTCCCTCTTGCTCCACAAATTCCGGCAACAAAGCTCGGCTATCTTAGGGTGTCACTCAATTCGCGATAAGCCTCAAGTAATGAGAGTAAGTGGTGAGAGCAGCGAGCATTGAATCGTGACAATCCAAGTATTCACGTGGCACGAAAAGGACGGAAAGGGGGATGTAAGTCAGAAGGTCTCACTGTTGAAAGAAATCAGCTCCTTGTAATGATCCAGAACACAGTTGATTAAGCTCATATGTAGGTGGTAGTCTCAGTAGATACATATTGTCAATAGTGAATCTTCGCAGCTACCCCCACGTTCTCCAATGCAACTAGATTCGTTTGAGTATAGCGTACAAATCACCTGGCATGCAGCAGGGTATTAGTCGCGCTCGAAGCTTGAAGCTCGAAGCTTTGAAGACAGTATAAAACATTTGTATGTGTCTTTAGGCGTAGTCACACAGA
This DNA window, taken from Aspergillus flavus chromosome 5, complete sequence, encodes the following:
- a CDS encoding uncharacterized protein (of unknown function-domain containing protein), which gives rise to MYDSQRKERLTFFKAEVQPKHADVLLFACCLCSGLVDSTLYNAYNTFVSMQTGNTIFVGLGASNQNPRPYGWARSLTSIGCFIIGSFIFARLNRLFGAKKRGTLILSFCLQVIMLILTACLVQSGVISGLPLHNVNTAEPDWTQEVPIVLLSIQSAGQIVASRALGYNEIPTVVITSLLCDLMSDPKLFLLRNEKRDRRVIAFVLTLVGAIAGGWITKGTGDIYAALWIAAGIKLGIASAWMFWKEELDLST
- a CDS encoding putative carboxyphosphonoenolpyruvate phosphonomutase (oxaloacetate acetylhydrolase), producing the protein MKVGDSSSSNLAITITVEKDGFYEVNGTRQEPTVSLYMTAGASKLRRMLRETDDLIVCPGVYDGISARIAMGLGFKAMYMTGAGTTASRLGMADLGLAQLYDMRTNAEMIANLDPFGPPLIADMDTGYGGPLMVSKSVQQYIQAGVAGFHIEDQIQNKRCGHLAGKKVVDLEEYLTRIRAAKLTKDRLRSDIVLIARTDALQQHGYDECIRRLKAARDLGADVGLLEGFTSKEMARQAVQDLAPWPLLLNMVENGAGPIITTKEAQEMGFRIMIFSFACFAPAYLGIKAALERLKNEGVVGIPDGLGPKKLFEVCGLMDSMKIDTEAGGSGFTNGV
- a CDS encoding GDSL lipase/acylhydrolase family protein (unnamed protein product), translated to MYTFPLLLGILAATKDLALAKPTQKWGLREFNNLVTFGDSYTDDTRASYFYAHNGSAPPVGWKQPESNSSASGGYVWGHYVAAATNATRHNYAVSGGACSNKITPRTMSGLNMSFPSVLEYEIPAFLADTQYVDSQGNKFLDIPADETVYAIWIGTNDLGNYAFLTDSQVQGKVIPDYIECVYESLDRVYESGGRYFVLMNLAPLQLTPQYALLENGGAKTVSWWPDKPSNQTLISYRMWEQVVNVNEVFRYRTPFEVLVADRYPGAGVAVMDMYGLLSDIYYNPDDWFGDVGANVTGFVKHCNAEGEDCVRLQDEENFMWFDELHPSQTTDKFIAEEFVKVVNGESQWATYW
- a CDS encoding putative beta-N-hexosaminidase; amino-acid sequence: MWSVILLSLIAVVSALQSLPPVQWTNLDSEHDGFDIATIDRNIYITNSFASDRDQNGLTLIPPSAIEFANTFRQDLEEITGESWNLHPVEVWPEGQTGIFLDRLDCSQDGLTYENGDPTEEGYKLQVQLGRVSILGSGARGMWWGTRTLLQRLLIAHNSPIPSGQVVDAPSYSTRGFLLDAGRKWYSPSYLKDLCTYASFFKLSEFQYHTSDNYPLSRGHNETWQDVYAQFSLRPESPELQGIVQRENETLSRADFEDLQQHCAQRGVTVIPEIEAPGHSLFITKWKPELALESKDLLNLTHPDTIPLVKSIWTEFLPWFQTKEVHIGADEYDATLADDYIDFVNDMAEFMDEQAGKTIRIWGTYEPSDTRNISKDVIIQHWQYGQSDPVELAEQGYEVINSEDWWAYMSLKNDHMPIFPAPYPDFFNNSRVLNFADREGWQWTPALFNPVNVTEQPDPKPVKGAILAAWNDNGPDATTELESYYAIRNGIPVVAARAWAGNRGPIINVSTLSDSMDLLTSKAVAQNLDRQISHKSEDANELLSWTNPSENINRDKIHLGYGSKGMNYELTLNVSGPFTLWSNDSTLALSPDGNLTFVSDGWEYPLRSIEETDGFDESYPGRIWTNETSSTHEPVTVSLQSHITIRTDMIGGSRVWVNEGFAGRFEVLVFGGKNRLLSWSQMAFVAPLEWIEGGIQRLTVSEFDGQH